The following proteins come from a genomic window of Paenibacillus spongiae:
- a CDS encoding peptidylprolyl isomerase, which translates to MSDKFKGLVIGLLIGILVCSPAIYASGTKIDVVFKKLTYIFDGEKKVPPSGGGGFVYNNTTYVPLRFVSESLGKPVFYDGETSTVRIGKKYKEMPKAVLDPRQTYYAELETAKGKITIELFAQDAPVTVGNFVALSKDGFYNDLLFHRVVKDFIIQTGDPTAAGSGGPGYSFKDELNNGHAYEEGIVAMANAGPNTNGSQFFICAGPASSNLNNYPNYSIFGKVVEGMDVVRALSKMPVVESPLTGEVSKPKEDLKLIKISIKTKPVQP; encoded by the coding sequence GTGAGCGACAAATTCAAGGGACTTGTAATCGGTTTATTGATTGGTATTCTGGTGTGCTCCCCGGCGATTTATGCATCCGGAACAAAGATTGATGTGGTCTTCAAAAAGCTGACGTATATCTTCGATGGCGAGAAGAAGGTGCCGCCGTCCGGCGGAGGAGGTTTTGTGTATAACAACACCACCTATGTTCCTCTGCGTTTTGTAAGCGAATCGCTCGGGAAGCCGGTTTTTTATGACGGCGAAACAAGTACCGTTCGAATCGGAAAGAAATATAAGGAGATGCCGAAGGCTGTCTTGGATCCGAGGCAAACCTACTATGCCGAGTTGGAGACCGCGAAAGGAAAAATTACGATCGAGCTGTTCGCCCAGGACGCACCGGTTACGGTCGGCAATTTCGTTGCGTTATCCAAAGACGGCTTCTACAACGATCTGCTGTTTCACCGCGTTGTAAAGGACTTTATTATCCAGACGGGGGACCCTACCGCTGCAGGAAGCGGGGGACCGGGGTATTCATTCAAGGACGAGCTCAACAACGGTCACGCCTATGAGGAAGGTATCGTTGCGATGGCCAACGCAGGCCCGAATACGAACGGCAGCCAATTCTTCATCTGTGCCGGGCCTGCCAGCTCGAATTTGAACAATTACCCGAACTACTCCATCTTCGGCAAAGTCGTCGAAGGCATGGATGTTGTACGAGCACTCTCGAAGATGCCTGTTGTGGAGAGCCCGTTGACTGGCGAAGTCAGCAAACCGAAGGAAGATCTGAAGCTGATAAAGATATCGATCAAGACGAAACCGGTCCAGCCTTAA
- a CDS encoding GNAT family N-acetyltransferase produces MPRLYGERIMLREYRGEDFVQMREWVNDPEVVDNLSDVFLYPHTTSETETFLNNVLEKDDHHRGFVIADLETEAYIGQIDLFKFDWKNRTAEMGIVIGSRSLRGKGYGAEAIRLLQKFVFDRLNMNRLQLEVHDFNEAAIRCYDRCGFREEGRLRERHFVNGKYSDTVLMAILRSDYVKLTAGDIGRERS; encoded by the coding sequence ATGCCTCGTTTATATGGGGAGCGCATCATGCTGCGCGAATACCGCGGGGAAGATTTCGTTCAGATGCGGGAATGGGTGAATGACCCGGAAGTGGTCGACAACTTGTCGGATGTGTTTCTATATCCGCATACGACTTCAGAGACCGAGACATTCCTTAATAATGTGCTGGAGAAGGACGATCATCACAGAGGATTTGTCATAGCCGATCTGGAGACGGAGGCTTATATCGGACAGATTGATTTGTTCAAGTTCGATTGGAAGAACCGGACCGCCGAGATGGGGATCGTCATCGGCAGCCGCTCTCTGCGCGGCAAAGGATATGGTGCCGAAGCGATTCGCTTGCTGCAGAAGTTCGTGTTCGACCGGCTGAACATGAACCGCCTGCAGCTTGAGGTGCACGATTTCAACGAAGCGGCGATCCGCTGCTATGACCGATGCGGCTTCCGCGAGGAAGGACGGCTTCGGGAGCGGCATTTTGTGAATGGGAAATATTCAGATACGGTGTTGATGGCAATCTTGAGAAGCGATTATGTGAAGTTAACGGCAGGGGATATCGGGAGGGAGCGAAGCTAA
- a CDS encoding DUF350 domain-containing protein yields the protein MTLDNVVGMLVWTGAGAVLLVVLMMVDSLFTRYRDMEEIRNGNVAVTTRFIIKLLAQAYILSRSIMTSDLLSEALFVSIISFLILLVLESLLRIILRSTMNLHLDKGTQDGKIAHALFAGSIHAAGALIIGACL from the coding sequence ATGACACTGGATAATGTAGTGGGCATGCTGGTATGGACCGGTGCAGGAGCCGTCCTGCTCGTCGTCTTAATGATGGTCGATTCCTTATTTACGCGTTATCGGGATATGGAAGAAATCCGCAATGGGAACGTGGCGGTGACGACCCGTTTTATTATTAAACTGCTGGCTCAGGCCTACATTTTATCGAGATCGATTATGACCTCGGACCTGCTTAGCGAGGCGCTGTTCGTATCGATCATATCATTCCTGATCTTACTGGTGCTTGAGAGTTTGCTGAGGATCATTCTGCGTTCGACCATGAATCTGCATCTGGATAAAGGTACGCAGGATGGCAAGATTGCGCATGCGCTGTTCGCCGGATCCATTCATGCCGCCGGAGCGCTGATTATTGGAGCATGTCTGTAA
- a CDS encoding tyrosine-protein phosphatase produces MIDLHCHLLHGLDDGPTSLEESISLAQSAVDDGATTIYATPHYRAGRYDTEAADIRERTGLLNAELRKRQIPLRVLPGQEIRVYDGLLDDLEEGKLLPLGESTYLLLEFSASNVPARFDDTLHELRIAGWTPIIAHPERNAELAADPDKLKSLVDNGALCQVTSHSLTGRFGSKVKSAAIEMCRRNLIHFIASDSHNGTTRPFELRSAYEVAETKLGQDTIAYYERNARAVIHNLEVQPKPTLYRKRQLRLFAGWSPFKTQDGG; encoded by the coding sequence ATGATCGATCTTCATTGTCATCTGCTGCATGGTCTTGATGACGGACCAACCAGCTTGGAGGAATCGATATCGCTTGCGCAATCGGCAGTTGACGATGGAGCGACGACCATCTATGCAACTCCGCATTATCGTGCGGGGCGTTATGATACTGAAGCGGCGGACATCCGGGAACGAACGGGCCTCTTAAACGCCGAGCTCAGGAAACGGCAAATTCCGCTGCGGGTATTGCCCGGGCAGGAGATAAGAGTATATGACGGATTGCTGGATGATTTGGAAGAAGGGAAATTGCTCCCGCTCGGAGAGTCAACTTATTTGTTATTAGAGTTCTCAGCTTCCAATGTTCCGGCAAGATTCGACGATACGCTGCACGAGCTTCGGATCGCGGGCTGGACCCCAATCATTGCTCATCCCGAACGCAATGCCGAGCTTGCTGCTGATCCTGACAAGCTGAAATCTCTGGTCGATAACGGAGCGCTATGCCAAGTGACATCGCATTCGCTTACCGGGCGTTTCGGTTCGAAGGTGAAATCGGCGGCCATCGAGATGTGCCGCCGAAATTTAATTCATTTCATCGCATCGGATTCGCATAACGGTACAACGAGGCCGTTTGAGCTGCGTTCCGCATACGAGGTTGCAGAGACCAAGCTGGGACAGGATACGATCGCTTACTATGAACGAAACGCCCGAGCGGTCATTCACAATTTAGAAGTACAACCAAAACCAACTCTTTACCGTAAAAGGCAGCTGCGGCTCTTTGCCGGATGGTCGCCATTCAAAACTCAGGATGGAGGTTAG
- a CDS encoding DUF4178 domain-containing protein, which translates to MSIFKRIKNILAKPEPKKPEPGMLSIGPGDVCEVSLVTYQVVGRTQNRQRNLIVLTLQDGASIRYLTIEERERTLYALYEPIDGRLDSVDEVPTIIELDDRTYHMEEQYSGFITSAGKTPFFQGGEQYVWQYQSDDLKLLRVEWQDGRFMLYEGEDVLPADVRVLRGG; encoded by the coding sequence ATGAGTATATTTAAACGAATCAAGAACATATTGGCCAAACCCGAGCCGAAGAAGCCGGAACCCGGCATGCTGTCCATCGGGCCAGGCGATGTGTGTGAAGTATCGCTTGTGACGTACCAGGTCGTCGGACGAACGCAGAACAGGCAGCGGAATTTGATCGTATTGACGCTGCAGGATGGCGCTTCCATCCGGTATTTGACCATCGAAGAGCGTGAGCGCACCCTTTATGCCCTGTACGAGCCGATTGACGGCCGTCTGGATTCCGTCGACGAGGTACCGACGATTATCGAATTGGACGATCGCACTTACCATATGGAAGAGCAATACTCCGGCTTCATAACGTCAGCAGGCAAGACGCCGTTCTTCCAAGGCGGCGAGCAGTATGTGTGGCAATATCAATCCGACGATTTAAAGCTTCTCCGGGTGGAGTGGCAGGACGGCCGGTTTATGTTATACGAAGGCGAGGATGTACTGCCCGCAGACGTTCGCGTGCTGCGAGGCGGTTAA
- a CDS encoding PadR family transcriptional regulator: MDMSEWTSQARRGILEYSILLLISKKSRYGYELVTLLDQWEPLAVTEGTLYPLLRRLLKEKYIDSQWKESEAGPPRKYYSLTEAGHRLMEAMSLEWSKLSTAMNQIVMYRGEKS, from the coding sequence ATGGATATGTCCGAATGGACGTCTCAAGCGCGTCGCGGAATATTGGAATACAGTATTTTGCTGCTGATCAGCAAAAAATCACGATACGGTTATGAACTTGTTACGCTATTGGACCAATGGGAGCCGCTTGCCGTCACGGAAGGAACGCTCTATCCGCTTCTGCGCCGTCTGCTGAAGGAGAAGTACATCGACTCCCAGTGGAAGGAATCCGAGGCGGGCCCTCCGCGAAAGTATTATAGTTTGACCGAAGCCGGTCACCGTCTAATGGAAGCTATGTCGCTCGAATGGAGCAAGCTTTCTACTGCCATGAATCAAATTGTCATGTATCGAGGAGAGAAATCTTAA
- a CDS encoding DUF4247 domain-containing protein, which yields MRHKWSYALKLFLVFSLIVPLLAACGGINETIKDTYPLESVNGSGSQTSYVYRAAGKTVPEVASELAASSKPEQQSDEAEDRMFLVYSDRIVHLQQDEKKPEDTLVEVDSKEYVRNNYSMSFLEGYLMASLLGDLFDNGRYGGGSYRGYTDRDVYKPKTGTFRAPTVDEKKAIPPMTVERKGSIFKRSKDADASSGKPGSGGSIFDKSPKKSASSGKITRDSSDSGKKSSWVTPRKSKKPKTRVGVGRIKKRR from the coding sequence ATGCGGCACAAATGGTCCTATGCGCTTAAACTATTCCTCGTCTTCAGTCTGATCGTACCGCTTCTTGCAGCATGCGGAGGTATTAACGAAACGATAAAAGACACGTACCCGCTCGAATCGGTTAACGGCAGCGGGTCGCAGACATCTTACGTTTATCGTGCAGCAGGCAAGACGGTTCCCGAAGTGGCAAGCGAGCTGGCGGCATCATCCAAGCCGGAGCAGCAGTCGGACGAAGCGGAAGACCGGATGTTCCTCGTCTACTCCGACCGGATCGTTCATCTGCAGCAGGACGAGAAAAAGCCTGAGGATACGCTTGTTGAGGTCGATTCCAAAGAGTATGTGCGCAACAATTACAGCATGAGCTTCCTGGAAGGCTATCTGATGGCGAGCCTGCTTGGCGATTTATTCGATAACGGACGATATGGCGGCGGCAGCTATCGCGGCTATACCGACCGAGATGTCTATAAACCGAAGACGGGAACATTCCGTGCCCCGACGGTCGATGAGAAGAAAGCGATCCCGCCCATGACAGTGGAACGCAAGGGCTCGATTTTCAAACGGTCGAAGGATGCGGATGCCAGCAGCGGCAAACCCGGCAGCGGCGGCAGTATCTTCGATAAATCACCGAAGAAATCGGCCTCCAGCGGGAAGATTACAAGAGACAGCTCCGATAGCGGCAAGAAGAGCAGCTGGGTTACGCCAAGAAAATCGAAGAAACCCAAGACACGCGTGGGTGTAGGGCGCATTAAGAAGCGGCGATGA
- a CDS encoding metallophosphoesterase: MASNPRMTRRRFLKWVAGSGLAAAAAAPAYSYYVERNWVEVNTVAIPMFDGNQKHPFRGTRIVHFSDVHFGYHFDKDDLIQVINRIERLKPDLICFTGDLVDDGTEGLSQCTDMMMSLQAPLGKFAVLGNHDYGIEGRSGVSDFWKKTGFRLLLNRHAAIEKGGSRLIVAGVDDLMLGQPDLERALGGTLPEDKVILLAHEPDFADTAADWPQVKLQLSGHTHGGQIRLPFIGHLIAPPHGKKYVDGLYHAGAAQLPVYTNRGIGTTTLPIRFWCRPELTVLELT, encoded by the coding sequence ATGGCCAGCAACCCGAGAATGACGAGGAGACGGTTTCTTAAGTGGGTAGCCGGAAGCGGACTTGCCGCTGCGGCTGCTGCTCCAGCCTATAGCTATTATGTGGAACGAAATTGGGTCGAGGTAAATACCGTGGCCATACCGATGTTTGACGGAAACCAGAAGCACCCCTTCCGCGGTACGCGTATTGTACATTTCAGCGATGTGCATTTCGGCTACCATTTTGATAAAGATGATTTGATCCAGGTGATCAATAGAATTGAGAGATTAAAGCCGGATCTCATTTGCTTCACCGGCGATCTGGTCGATGACGGGACAGAAGGGCTAAGCCAATGCACCGATATGATGATGAGCCTGCAAGCGCCGCTGGGTAAATTTGCCGTGCTCGGCAATCATGACTACGGAATCGAAGGCAGGAGCGGCGTCTCCGACTTTTGGAAGAAGACCGGCTTCCGTCTGCTTCTTAATCGGCATGCCGCGATCGAGAAGGGCGGCAGCCGTCTGATCGTGGCAGGTGTGGATGATCTTATGCTCGGACAGCCCGACCTGGAGCGGGCCCTTGGCGGCACGCTGCCGGAGGATAAGGTGATTCTGCTGGCGCATGAGCCGGACTTCGCGGATACGGCGGCGGATTGGCCGCAGGTGAAGCTTCAGCTATCCGGACATACGCACGGCGGGCAAATCCGGCTACCGTTTATCGGCCATCTGATTGCGCCGCCGCATGGGAAGAAGTACGTGGATGGGCTTTATCATGCAGGTGCAGCTCAGCTACCGGTATACACAAATCGGGGAATAGGCACGACAACCTTGCCCATCCGATTCTGGTGCCGCCCCGAGCTTACCGTCCTGGAGCTTACATAG
- a CDS encoding DUF2569 domain-containing protein, protein MPSQPSEWPSATKPANRGNLDLRGLGGWLILAQISLWYALIGSVLYLSAGILPIFAGETWGRLTSPDSPMYDAMWSIIIPFEAIGNGVLIVLLSYVLLLMYRKKRLLVPMVITYFAAVLILSTAGFILAQYIPLTAGQGIGKSLSKLIGNMLTCLIWIPYFLKSVRVRSTFVN, encoded by the coding sequence ATGCCAAGTCAGCCGTCCGAATGGCCGAGTGCAACGAAACCCGCAAATCGCGGCAATCTTGACTTAAGAGGTTTGGGCGGTTGGCTCATACTGGCGCAAATTAGCCTGTGGTATGCGTTAATCGGTTCTGTACTCTACTTATCCGCCGGTATTCTGCCGATCTTCGCCGGAGAAACCTGGGGGCGGTTAACGTCTCCGGATTCACCAATGTATGATGCTATGTGGTCGATTATCATTCCGTTCGAAGCAATCGGGAATGGAGTGCTTATCGTTCTTCTTTCGTATGTTCTCCTGTTGATGTATAGGAAGAAACGATTATTGGTGCCTATGGTAATCACTTATTTTGCAGCCGTACTGATACTCTCTACGGCCGGGTTTATACTGGCACAATATATTCCGCTTACAGCTGGCCAGGGGATCGGCAAATCACTCAGCAAGTTGATCGGAAATATGTTGACTTGTCTCATTTGGATCCCTTACTTTTTGAAGTCTGTCCGTGTAAGAAGTACGTTCGTGAACTAA
- a CDS encoding ribosomal maturation YjgA family protein, protein MRIRIGYCVTIAIVIVLGLGSRAYAAYIPDFVSRHAGDVLWASMIYFGFRLILTNRKKSVSAWFAGLFSLIIECSQLYQADWINGVRATTIGALVLGSGFLPADLVRYAAGILAAYVADRFAAYAAGKNKTR, encoded by the coding sequence ATGCGAATCAGAATAGGGTACTGCGTCACGATCGCAATCGTGATTGTGCTTGGTCTCGGTTCACGGGCTTATGCCGCATACATACCGGATTTCGTGTCGCGTCATGCAGGCGACGTACTGTGGGCGAGCATGATCTATTTCGGATTCCGGCTCATTCTGACGAACCGCAAGAAATCCGTATCGGCATGGTTCGCGGGACTCTTCAGCTTGATCATCGAATGCAGTCAGCTGTATCAAGCGGACTGGATTAACGGCGTGCGCGCAACAACAATCGGTGCGTTGGTGTTGGGATCAGGTTTTCTGCCAGCCGATCTGGTTCGTTATGCAGCAGGCATCTTGGCCGCATATGTTGCGGACCGGTTCGCCGCTTATGCGGCCGGTAAAAACAAAACGCGTTGA
- a CDS encoding DUF1700 domain-containing protein, with protein sequence MSPNGRAYLTKLYELLHKTPEEERLDAVREIESHIRDGIAGGQPEEVILARLGDPRKLARAYRSEYLVERRSSRSIKDVLAIIRFYCTDGLLSVMIIPVLATIAYGFGFCAVLSIVAGIIRSFGVTWINMSIGPGTEVPTEWSMAYAGVIGGILGVIAFYSRKYMRAYIGYLSSRYRMVLPSHQK encoded by the coding sequence ATGAGTCCAAATGGAAGAGCTTATCTAACAAAGTTGTATGAACTGCTGCATAAGACCCCGGAGGAGGAACGGCTCGACGCCGTTCGTGAAATTGAAAGTCATATTAGGGATGGAATTGCAGGCGGTCAGCCGGAGGAGGTCATCTTGGCACGATTAGGAGACCCCCGCAAGCTTGCGAGGGCCTATCGGAGCGAGTATTTGGTGGAGCGCCGTTCCAGCCGATCGATTAAGGACGTTCTGGCCATAATCAGATTCTACTGTACGGACGGACTATTAAGCGTCATGATCATTCCGGTTCTTGCCACGATTGCTTATGGATTCGGCTTCTGTGCCGTACTTTCGATCGTCGCCGGCATCATTCGCAGCTTTGGCGTTACTTGGATCAATATGAGCATCGGGCCCGGAACGGAAGTTCCGACGGAATGGAGCATGGCCTATGCCGGCGTTATTGGCGGCATTCTGGGCGTTATTGCCTTCTACAGCCGTAAATATATGCGTGCTTATATCGGCTATCTCTCTTCCCGTTATAGAATGGTGCTGCCCAGCCATCAGAAATAG
- a CDS encoding MFS transporter, protein MPHHEQQTKLWTKTFIVLTFSSFLLFLNLQMLLSSFPSHVKTEFMAGDITVSLVTSVFAASAIATRFITALLMRKIHRNVILMAGLAIAAITTGLYVVASSIGSLLLMRVGYGIGFGMASTIIPTLVSQIIPGGRIGEGIGYFGLSTSLAMSIGPVIGLNVMKQYGFHTLALLGTAVVILIFPVMLLTRSIPPEPKKRVRSMTANAGKPTFNTALLIPAILNVFLSVTYSGILSFIALFGESVQLEQVGLFFLFNAFTIILIRPISGRLFDSKGHAAVLIPAAICVAASLTVLSYTDSMAMLILSALLYGLGFGAIQPTLQAWMLRSTPKEQHGMANSMFYNSTDVGVAVGAILLGAISSVTNYGTMYRYSAGFMIVFLLSYLLFRFFQAKWNRQADEAA, encoded by the coding sequence ATGCCGCATCACGAACAACAAACGAAATTATGGACGAAAACCTTTATCGTGTTGACGTTTTCGTCTTTTTTATTATTTTTGAACCTGCAGATGCTGTTGTCTTCATTTCCTTCCCATGTGAAGACTGAATTTATGGCAGGAGATATAACCGTCAGCCTCGTAACAAGCGTATTCGCAGCTTCCGCGATCGCAACCCGCTTCATTACGGCCCTCTTGATGAGGAAGATTCACCGCAATGTCATTCTAATGGCCGGTCTCGCCATTGCAGCAATAACGACCGGATTGTATGTGGTTGCGAGTTCGATTGGATCGCTGCTCTTGATGAGGGTCGGCTACGGTATCGGATTCGGTATGGCGAGTACCATCATTCCAACGTTAGTCTCACAGATCATACCGGGCGGCCGGATCGGGGAAGGGATCGGCTACTTCGGCCTATCGACCAGCCTAGCCATGTCAATCGGGCCGGTGATCGGACTTAACGTCATGAAGCAATACGGGTTCCATACATTGGCTTTGCTGGGTACCGCAGTTGTGATACTGATCTTCCCGGTTATGCTTCTAACGCGCTCGATACCGCCTGAACCGAAGAAGAGAGTGAGATCTATGACAGCGAACGCCGGCAAGCCCACGTTCAATACGGCACTGCTGATTCCGGCAATACTGAATGTCTTTTTGTCGGTGACATACAGCGGTATTCTCAGCTTTATCGCTTTGTTCGGAGAATCCGTACAATTGGAGCAGGTCGGATTGTTCTTCTTGTTCAATGCCTTCACGATCATTCTGATCCGGCCGATATCGGGTCGGCTCTTCGACAGTAAGGGGCATGCAGCCGTTCTAATCCCAGCCGCAATCTGCGTTGCGGCAAGCCTTACCGTGCTGTCCTATACGGATTCAATGGCTATGCTGATCTTGTCAGCGCTTCTGTACGGACTGGGTTTTGGGGCGATCCAGCCTACACTTCAAGCTTGGATGCTCCGCTCCACACCGAAAGAGCAGCATGGTATGGCCAACAGCATGTTCTATAACTCGACCGATGTCGGGGTAGCTGTCGGGGCAATCCTGCTGGGCGCGATATCCTCGGTTACGAATTATGGGACGATGTACCGATATTCGGCAGGCTTCATGATCGTGTTTCTGCTCTCCTATCTGCTATTCAGGTTCTTCCAAGCGAAATGGAACAGGCAAGCAGATGAAGCGGCTTAA
- a CDS encoding phosphotransferase family protein translates to MNMTLIAAELFAAGVLPSGELAMDKLEGGTNSHVYLMKCGKYDRLVLKYNEAGAVDAEAAFLKRYVKLPIVPSFRYADPANRFLIYEYIEGATTYYPGNKGGLLLELVRQLIAKYEEVEWPAGRNVTWQQDLIERTKLTRSASGDLFTEEDHELAAELAGNSSRVTGPFYHLHGDCGVHNFVFDEDRQLSGVIDPLPLIGQPMYDLAFAFCSSPDELTPDVIAEVVYDEAWPFSRDLKALYEEVAIALYNRIVTCTYHHPHDLRAYLNAWKQWRMIVTSNR, encoded by the coding sequence ATGAATATGACTCTAATCGCAGCCGAACTGTTTGCGGCTGGCGTATTGCCGAGCGGCGAACTTGCCATGGACAAGCTGGAGGGTGGTACGAACAGTCACGTCTATCTGATGAAGTGCGGGAAATATGACCGACTTGTACTGAAATACAATGAAGCGGGGGCTGTTGATGCGGAAGCGGCATTCTTGAAGCGTTACGTCAAGCTGCCGATTGTACCCTCGTTTCGGTACGCGGATCCCGCCAACCGTTTCCTGATCTATGAATATATCGAAGGAGCGACCACTTATTATCCTGGGAATAAGGGCGGCTTGCTTCTTGAACTGGTCCGCCAGCTGATCGCGAAGTACGAAGAAGTCGAATGGCCGGCAGGCCGCAATGTGACATGGCAGCAGGATCTCATCGAGAGAACGAAGCTGACACGAAGCGCATCCGGCGATTTGTTCACGGAGGAGGATCATGAGCTGGCAGCCGAGCTAGCGGGCAATTCCAGCCGCGTAACGGGTCCGTTCTATCATCTGCATGGGGATTGCGGGGTGCATAACTTTGTATTCGATGAAGATAGACAGCTTTCCGGCGTCATCGATCCGCTGCCGCTAATTGGACAGCCGATGTATGACTTGGCGTTCGCATTCTGCTCCTCTCCGGATGAATTGACGCCCGATGTCATTGCAGAAGTCGTGTATGACGAAGCCTGGCCGTTCTCCCGCGATCTGAAGGCACTATATGAGGAGGTCGCGATCGCGCTGTACAATCGAATTGTGACCTGCACTTATCATCATCCGCATGATTTGAGAGCCTATTTAAACGCATGGAAGCAATGGCGAATGATTGTAACTTCCAACCGATAG
- a CDS encoding PspA/IM30 family protein, translating to MSIFKRLRDLTLSNVYSLIEKAEDPVKLTDQYIRDMQEDLEDAEKAVAAQIAIEKKFKQLYEEQEALVKKREEQAHTAVQMQNIELARRALEEKKAAEAKMNEYKTSFDQNKASADNLRSKLEEMRRQLTELKNKRETLVARYQAAKAQAEINKSMAGFSSDTAVSGMKRMEEKMLQMEAQAEASNEMSSKGKSLDDEFAALGKDKAVEDELAALMKKYENKDQ from the coding sequence ATGTCCATTTTCAAACGTTTGCGTGATCTTACACTCTCGAATGTGTATTCTCTAATCGAGAAAGCGGAAGATCCGGTGAAGCTAACTGACCAATATATCCGCGACATGCAGGAAGATTTGGAGGACGCGGAGAAGGCGGTCGCAGCTCAAATCGCGATCGAGAAGAAATTCAAGCAGCTGTATGAAGAGCAGGAAGCGCTGGTGAAGAAACGCGAGGAGCAAGCCCATACAGCCGTCCAGATGCAGAATATCGAGCTGGCCCGCCGCGCATTGGAAGAGAAGAAGGCAGCCGAAGCGAAGATGAACGAATACAAAACAAGCTTCGATCAGAACAAAGCTTCCGCCGACAATCTGCGCAGCAAGCTCGAAGAGATGCGCCGCCAGCTGACGGAGCTGAAGAACAAACGCGAGACGCTCGTTGCCCGTTATCAAGCTGCGAAAGCGCAAGCGGAGATTAACAAGTCGATGGCAGGCTTCAGCTCGGATACGGCTGTTTCCGGTATGAAGCGTATGGAAGAGAAGATGCTGCAGATGGAAGCTCAGGCCGAGGCAAGCAATGAAATGAGCAGCAAGGGCAAGTCGCTGGACGATGAATTCGCAGCGCTTGGCAAGGACAAGGCCGTTGAAGACGAGCTTGCGGCATTGATGAAGAAATACGAAAACAAAGATCAATAG
- a CDS encoding MarR family winged helix-turn-helix transcriptional regulator: MTSNMYGLEQSLGFNMGITYRKLTTLLQNRLKAFDITPEQWAVLFQVDKTDGLIQKEIAERVGKDKPTTTRILDHLEGKGLIRKQTGESDRRSFVVHITDKGRVLIEQTTPIEQGVIDVIKQCVTDEEYKRFLEILLRINHQVDSLTALE; the protein is encoded by the coding sequence ATGACCTCGAATATGTATGGCTTGGAGCAATCATTGGGCTTCAATATGGGCATAACGTACCGGAAGCTTACGACGCTGCTGCAGAATCGATTGAAGGCATTCGATATTACCCCTGAGCAATGGGCGGTTCTGTTTCAGGTTGATAAGACGGATGGGCTGATCCAGAAGGAGATCGCCGAACGCGTAGGCAAGGACAAGCCTACGACAACCCGTATTCTCGATCATCTGGAAGGGAAGGGCCTGATCCGCAAGCAGACGGGAGAGTCGGACCGCCGCTCGTTCGTGGTTCATATTACGGATAAGGGAAGAGTCTTAATCGAGCAGACGACGCCTATTGAACAGGGCGTTATTGACGTTATCAAGCAGTGCGTAACTGATGAAGAATATAAACGATTTCTGGAAATTCTTCTCCGGATCAATCATCAAGTCGATTCATTGACAGCTTTAGAATAG